The following coding sequences lie in one Mucilaginibacter sp. KACC 22773 genomic window:
- a CDS encoding DUF3570 domain-containing protein, translated as MRKIYLGVLALYMGILSSHAQTKDTTGYQARKLKVDEVNFVSAYYHQNGNNSAVTGGIGTENLTDFANTLDLQMSKLTKAGNKNTFVFELGVDHYTSASSDKIDPYSVSSASRQDTRVYPSLNWTHSNEKTGTAYGFTGSYSHEFDYQSKGVGFNFTSVSKDKNTQFDFKAQAFLDSWKVILPVELRPAGYGSGSDRDGRGSVPHSPRNSFSTSFSLSQVITPRLQALLIVEPSYQHGLLATKYQRDYFTDGTERVENLPGQRYKLPIAVRFNYFLDDHFIIRTFYRYYMDNWGIRAHTAEIELPVKLTSFVSVSPFYRYNNQQGTRYFTPYGQHNPTDTYYTSDYDLSTLHSNFVGANFRLSPPNGVLGWQHLNTLELRYGHYMRSTGLNSDVVTLALKFK; from the coding sequence ATGAGAAAAATATATTTAGGGGTGCTTGCGCTGTACATGGGCATCCTGTCATCGCACGCGCAAACCAAGGATACTACCGGTTACCAGGCCCGCAAACTAAAAGTTGATGAGGTTAATTTTGTTTCCGCGTATTACCACCAAAACGGTAATAATTCGGCAGTTACCGGTGGTATCGGTACAGAAAATTTAACCGATTTTGCAAACACGCTCGATCTGCAAATGTCTAAGCTTACCAAAGCGGGCAATAAAAACACCTTTGTGTTTGAATTAGGGGTTGATCACTATACCTCGGCCTCGTCAGATAAAATTGACCCTTATAGTGTATCATCAGCTTCAAGGCAGGATACCCGCGTTTACCCTTCTTTAAACTGGACACACTCCAACGAAAAAACCGGAACCGCTTATGGTTTCACCGGATCTTATTCGCACGAGTTTGATTACCAGTCAAAAGGTGTTGGGTTTAACTTTACCAGTGTTTCAAAAGATAAAAACACCCAGTTTGATTTTAAAGCGCAGGCATTTCTTGATAGCTGGAAAGTGATATTACCGGTTGAATTACGGCCGGCAGGCTATGGTTCCGGATCCGACCGGGACGGGCGGGGCTCAGTACCGCATAGTCCGCGTAACTCATTCAGTACATCGTTCTCGTTGTCGCAGGTTATTACGCCGCGTTTGCAAGCTTTGCTGATAGTTGAACCCTCATACCAGCACGGATTGCTGGCCACCAAATACCAGCGCGATTATTTTACAGATGGTACTGAAAGGGTGGAGAACCTGCCCGGCCAGCGGTATAAGCTGCCTATTGCTGTGCGCTTCAATTACTTCCTGGACGATCATTTTATTATCCGCACATTTTACCGGTATTATATGGATAACTGGGGGATAAGAGCGCATACTGCCGAAATTGAGCTGCCTGTTAAATTAACTTCATTTGTTTCGGTAAGTCCGTTTTACAGGTATAACAACCAACAAGGTACCCGGTACTTTACACCTTACGGCCAGCATAACCCAACGGATACTTATTACACCAGCGACTATGACCTATCAACCCTGCACAGCAATTTTGTGGGTGCCAATTTCAGGTTATCCCCGCCAAACGGTGTATTAGGATGGCAGCATTTAAATACGCTTGAGCTTAGGTATGGGCACTATATGCGATCGACAGGTTTAAACAGCGATGTGGTAACGCTGGCTTTAAAATTTAAATAG
- a CDS encoding DUF4266 domain-containing protein: MKKFQKNIGVIVFCLCITGLLQSCMSVKQYQKSRINDSEMELSARKSQKFEQSFQLYREGGSGANGGKSGGGCGCN, from the coding sequence ATGAAAAAGTTCCAAAAAAATATTGGAGTTATTGTGTTTTGCCTGTGTATTACGGGTTTGTTGCAATCATGTATGTCGGTTAAGCAATATCAAAAAAGCCGCATCAATGATTCCGAAATGGAACTTTCGGCCCGAAAGTCTCAAAAGTTCGAACAAAGTTTCCAATTATACCGCGAAGGTGGCTCTGGTGCCAATGGAGGCAAAAGTGGAGGTGGCTGTGGTTGTAATTAA